A region of the Acinetobacter defluvii genome:
AAAGTCTTCAGTAAACCAACCTGTATGTGATGTACCATCAATGACTTTGGTTTTTTGACGGTCGGCGAATTGGGGGAGGGTACTGACGTTGGATGTGCCACCGATTTCATTTTCATGGCGTGCAACCAATACACCATCTTTGGTCGAAACTAAGTCTGGTTCGATAAAATCCGCACCATCATCAATCGCTTTTTGGTAAGCTGCCAAAGTATGCTCTGGACGTAAGGCACTTGCACCACGATGCCCAACAATAATAATTTTAGGTTCTTTATATTCAGGTTTGACGGTATTCGTTAAATTATCATCATCATTATTGTCATTACATGCGGTTAATACAGCCAAAAGACTGAAACTTAATATCGTTTTTTTAGGCATAATCCTATTATCCTGTATTTTTAGATAAATGAAGTCAAACTAATGTGCGTAAAATTTCTTGCAGAATCATGAAAAGCAGGCTGAGGATTACAAAATATAATGTTTAGATTTCTTCATATTTCCTTCTTATTGTATTTTCTACACAGTTTTTCTGTTATTTATTCTTGTTTTTTATGCTTAAGTCACGGAATATCAATATAAATGGATTTAATTATAAAGACATTGCTACTTTATACAGATCTGACTAAGAACCGACACTAATGCTCTCAAAATTTTTTATTCAACGCCCTATTTTTGCAGGTGTACTTGCGATTATCGTGATGGCACTCGGTATCTTTTCCGTAATGAATTTACCAGTGGAACGCTATCCTGATATTGCGCCTCCGCGTATTACCATTTCGGCAACTTATACGGGTGCAGATGCTGAAACCGTTGAAGAAAGTGTAACCCAAGTCCTTGAGCAACAGATTAAAGGCATTGACCATTTATTATATTTTAGTTCGAGTAGTGATTCTTCTGGGCGAGCACGAGTCAGCCTTAGTTTTGAAAATGGCACAGATCCAGATACCGCCCAAGTCCAAGTACAAAATAGTATTAACAGTGTGATTAATCGACTTCCTGAAGACGTGCAACGACAAGGTGTTAGCGTCTATAAATCACTGAGTGATACTTTTATGGTAGTCGGTATTTATGATGCCAATAATAAAAGTAGTAATATTGAATTGGGAGATTATGCTTCTAATCATATTGAGCAAGAAATTGCACGACTTGAAGGGGTGGGTGAAGTTGATGTTTTTGGTTCATCTTATGCGATGCGTATTTGGCTCAATCCAAACTTATTGCGTCAATATCAACTCATGCCGAGTGATGTGCGTTCTGCGATTGAAGCACAAAATACCCAAGTTGCCGCTGGTGGTGTTGGAGATTTACCTGTTATAGCAGATCAATATTTAAATGCCAAAGTTACTGCAGGTTCTCGTTTAAGAACAGTCGAAGAATTTCAAAACATTGTGGTCAAATCCAACCCGAATGGCAGTTATGTTTATTTAAAAGATATAGCACGAGTAGAGTTGGGTGCAGAAAATTATCAATCTTTTAATACCATTAATGGCTATCCATCTTCAGGCATGGGAATTTCTTTGTCTTCAGGAGCAAATGCTTTGGCAACCTCAGCACTGATCAAGGCTGAATTGGCAAAGATTTCAGAAAATTTACCTGATGGTTATAAGATTGTATATCCACGAGATAACACGCCCTTTGTGCAAGAATCAATTAAAGAAGTAGTAAAAACACTGATCGAAGCGATTATTTTAGTGGTCATCGTGATGTTCGTATTTTTACAAAGTTGGCGCGCAACCTTGATTCCGACGATTACTGTGCCTGTGGTGATCTTAGGTACTTTTGCTGTACTGTATGTGCTTGGTATGAGTATCAATACTTTGACGCTTTTTGCTTTGGTACTTGCCATCGGTTTATTGGTCGATGATGCGATTGTGGTGGTGGAAAATGTTGAGCGTTTGATGCATGAGCAAGGCTTAGATGCCAAACAAGCTTCGATTGAGTCTATGCAGGAAATCACAGGTGCTTTGATTGGGATTACAGTCGTACTCACAGCTGTCTTCATACCAATGGCATTTTTTAGTGGTTCTACAGGTGTGATTTACCGACAGTTCTCGATTACTTTAGTTGCTGCTATGAGTATTTCTTTAGTTGTTGCTTTGATTCTAACACCTGCGCTTTGTGCCATTGTTTTAAAACCCAATATACAGCCTGCGAAATGGGCTGTATGGGTCAATCAAAAATTAGATCGGCTTAAACATGCCTATGTCAAATTAGTCCATCACACCTTACGGCTAAAAGCATTAATTGGGGTTGTTTTTGTGGGGTTAGTGGTTGCATTTGGCTTAATTTATACGCAATTACCCACCAGTTTTATTCCAAGCGAAGATCAAGGTATTATCAGTGTAAATTTCCGACTTGCTGATGGTACGCCTATGAGCCGTAGTCAAGTCGTTGGAGAAAATATTCGTCAATACTTCTTAGAGCAAGAAAAGCAAAATGTTGGGATTGTATTAATGCGTTATGGGCGAAACTTTTCAGGCACAGGGCAAAATTTAGGCACTGGTTTTATTGCACTCAAACATTGGGATGAACGTTCGGGTGCTGAAAATTCAGCACAAGCGATTCGTGAACGTGCAATGAAACATTTTAAGAAAGATCCCAATGCCATTATTAATGTGAATTTACCTGCATCTGTTAGTGGCTTGGGCGATAGTGATAGTTTGGAATTTTGGCTGCAAGATGTGGATGGTCAAGGGAGAAAATTTTTAGATCAGAAGTTTGGTGTGTTGAAGCAAAATGCAGCACAATTTAGCAGCTTTGAAAATTTAGATAAAAAATCTAACCCTGACAAAGCCAAGCTAAAAGTCCATATCGACCAAAAATTAGCGATGGCAAATGGTTTAAGTCAAACGGCAATTAATAGTACCTTAGCAACTGCTTGGGGTGGTTCTTATGTTAATGATTTTATTGATCGTGGACGGATTAAGCGAGTAATGATGCAGGGCGATGCCGAGTTCCGCTCTCAACCTGAGGACTTAAATGTATGGACTGTGCGAAATGCACAAAATCAAATGATTCCATTTAGTAATTTTGCGACAGTGGATTGGGAAGGCGGACCTGATGTGGTCAATCGTTTTCAAGGTTATACAGCATTACAAATGGAAGCCAATAGCGCTGCAAATGTCAGTTCTGGTCAAGCCATGCAGGATGTACAAAAAATGATTGCCGCTGAAAAAGGGATTGGCATCGCATGGAGTGGTTTATCCTTTCAAGAGCAGCAATCAAGTAGTCAGGCGATTTGGTTGTATTTGATTTCAATTGGTTTTATTTTTCTATGCTTGGCAGCGTTATATGAAAGTTGGTCAATTCCAACAGGTGTACTTGCAGCAATTCCTTTGGGGATTGGTGGGAATATTATTTTTAGTACTTTGGCGGGTTTTCCAAATGATATTTATTTCCAAATCGCATTATTAACTACCATTGGTTTGTCATGTAAAAATGCCATTTTGATTGTAGAGTTTGCGGCTTTGGCACAAGAAAAAGGTAGAACCATTGTTGCAGCAGCAATTGAAGGTGCAGGCTTGCGATTGCGCCCAATTTTAATGACATCTTTGGCATTCGGTGCAGGGGTGATTCCTTTGGTCTTTGCTTTTGGTGCAGGGGCTGCTAGTCGTCAGGAAATTGGTGTCAGTGTCTTAGGTGGGGTGATTTTTGGAACAGTTTTGGTACTGATTTTTATTCCTTTTATGTATGTGATGGTGCGTTCAGCTTTCAAAAACAAATCTTCAGTTTAAATCAAAGATATCAGCGAAGCATCCTAAGCTAAAATCTTTGTATTTTTAGCTTCTTAAAGTGGTTAGCCTACTGGAATTTCTGGTTTTTATGCAATAAATACGGAGTAAATTTGCTTTATTGAAACAGCTCATTTTATGATGTAGCAAAAAACGGGTGTGATATTTATGCAGTTATCTTCTCAACTTATTTTAAGTCTAGAACAAGCGATTCAAAACCATCAAATTGAGGAGATTAAGCGTTTAATTACCCAAGTCAATCATGCCGATTTGGCGGATTTATTGGCAAACTTGAGTTTTGATCAACAATTAAAATTAATAGAATATTTACCACATGCTGCTTATGTTTTTGAGTTTTTAAGCTTAACGGAACAGCTTGAAATTGCATTGCGTTTACCCAAAGCGCAATTGGTACAACT
Encoded here:
- a CDS encoding multidrug efflux RND transporter permease subunit is translated as MLSKFFIQRPIFAGVLAIIVMALGIFSVMNLPVERYPDIAPPRITISATYTGADAETVEESVTQVLEQQIKGIDHLLYFSSSSDSSGRARVSLSFENGTDPDTAQVQVQNSINSVINRLPEDVQRQGVSVYKSLSDTFMVVGIYDANNKSSNIELGDYASNHIEQEIARLEGVGEVDVFGSSYAMRIWLNPNLLRQYQLMPSDVRSAIEAQNTQVAAGGVGDLPVIADQYLNAKVTAGSRLRTVEEFQNIVVKSNPNGSYVYLKDIARVELGAENYQSFNTINGYPSSGMGISLSSGANALATSALIKAELAKISENLPDGYKIVYPRDNTPFVQESIKEVVKTLIEAIILVVIVMFVFLQSWRATLIPTITVPVVILGTFAVLYVLGMSINTLTLFALVLAIGLLVDDAIVVVENVERLMHEQGLDAKQASIESMQEITGALIGITVVLTAVFIPMAFFSGSTGVIYRQFSITLVAAMSISLVVALILTPALCAIVLKPNIQPAKWAVWVNQKLDRLKHAYVKLVHHTLRLKALIGVVFVGLVVAFGLIYTQLPTSFIPSEDQGIISVNFRLADGTPMSRSQVVGENIRQYFLEQEKQNVGIVLMRYGRNFSGTGQNLGTGFIALKHWDERSGAENSAQAIRERAMKHFKKDPNAIINVNLPASVSGLGDSDSLEFWLQDVDGQGRKFLDQKFGVLKQNAAQFSSFENLDKKSNPDKAKLKVHIDQKLAMANGLSQTAINSTLATAWGGSYVNDFIDRGRIKRVMMQGDAEFRSQPEDLNVWTVRNAQNQMIPFSNFATVDWEGGPDVVNRFQGYTALQMEANSAANVSSGQAMQDVQKMIAAEKGIGIAWSGLSFQEQQSSSQAIWLYLISIGFIFLCLAALYESWSIPTGVLAAIPLGIGGNIIFSTLAGFPNDIYFQIALLTTIGLSCKNAILIVEFAALAQEKGRTIVAAAIEGAGLRLRPILMTSLAFGAGVIPLVFAFGAGAASRQEIGVSVLGGVIFGTVLVLIFIPFMYVMVRSAFKNKSSV